The genomic stretch CCTCAATCGCTTGACATGAACTAAACTAAAATGTTTGAACTTGGCCTGCTTCAGAAACTCTTGCAACAGTCTGGCTTCTGCCAAATTATCCTCAATCAATAATATTTTTACTGAGCTTGCAGACATAATTTTGTAGTTTCTCCCCCTCTGCTCCTCATATGAGAAGAATGAGGGATGAAGGATGAGGGATGAATGATTTTACCAGTAAAGATAGAAAGATTTCGACTTTCATTTTAGATGGGTAAATCGGTTCTGACTTCATCCTTTCTCCTTCCTCCTTGAAATCTCGCTCATTCCGATGGTAGGGTAACTGTTTTCAGCCAAAACTCTTCAATACCTTTGACAATTTCAAAAAGTTGGCTGAGGTTGCGTGATTTAGTGATATAGCAATTTACGTGCAAGTCGTAGCTGTGAAAAATGTCATCCTCGTTTTTGGAAGTGGTCAGCACTACTACGGGAATGCGTTTGAGGTTGGGATCGGCTTTAATTTCGGCCAGTACCTCTCGACCATCTTTTTTGGGCAAGTTCAAATCTAGCAGGATAATATCTGGGCGAGGTGCATGGGCATACTCGCCCTGCTGGCGCAAATAAGCCATCGCATCCATGCCATCTCTAACTGCCACAACTTGATGAGGCACCGAGCTTTTTTTCAACGCTTCTTGAATTAAGCGGATGTCAGCTTTATTGTCCTCTACCAAAAAGATGGTTTTGTGTTTTTCTTCCGTTTCTACGCTCACGATCGCGTCCCCCTAATGGAATCGTAAAGTAGAACGTCGCGCCTTGACCCAGCTGCGACTCTACCCAGATGCGGCCTCGGTGGCACTCGATAATTTTCTTACAAATGGCCAAACCCATACCCGTACCGGGATATTCGTCCCGCGTGTGCAGGCGCTGAAAGATCGTGAAAATGCGATCGCTAAACTGCGGATCGATCCCGATACCATTATCCCGCACCGAAAATAGCCACCCATCCTCCAAGCGCTGAGTTCCTATATGAATTTCTGGCGGTTTGTCGCTGCGGAATTTGATCGCATTGCCGATCAAATTTTGAAACAACTGCATCAGCTGAGTACCGTCAGCCATCACTGTCGGCAAAGCATCGTGGGTAATTGTGGCTTTGCTTTCTGTAATGCGTTTCCGCAAATTGCTTAAGGCACGATCTAAAGCTTTTTCCACCTCAGTCAATTCAAACTCGATGCCCTGCATATCTACTTTAGAATATGCCAGCACGTCATCGATCAAAGTTTGCATCAAGCTGACTCCTTCGACAGCGAAGGTAATAAACTCTTTGGCATCTTCGTCTAGTTCTTCTTCATACCGCATCTCCAAAAGTTGCACGTAATTTGCTACCTGATTTAAAGGCTCTTGCAAGTCGTGGGAAGCAACGTAAGCAAACTTTTTCAGTTCCGCGTTAGAACGTTCCAGATCGTGAGCTAATTGCGCCAGTTCATCTGCTTGACGCAGCACAATATTGATGATTGCCTTTCTCAGTTCTAGCGCTGCTTTAATTTCCACCTGTTGCCAAGGTAAAGACGTGAGGCGAACTGTTTGTTTCCACAGTTCAAATGACTTCCGAGGACACAGGCGGAGATTGCCGTTTGAGTGGCTGACTTCATACGCCTTATTGGGATCGCCACCCCAATTTACGGTTTGAATCACTTCCGATCGGAACCAAAAAACGTAATTTCTCTTAGAAATGGGAATAGCTAGCAAACCGCTGGCAACGTTTTTGAATCTTTCTGCATCTGGATAAATTCGCGGCAGGGAATCTGTGGAAAAGACTTCTTCATCGCCGATGTTATTCTTTAGCCATTGCATTAACAAATTCAGGTCTTCTTCTCTCGGAGTTTCGCCGATCGTTGTCCAATTTCCACCCAAACATACGGCTGCTCCTTGAGAGCCAGTCAAATCCAAGAGATTCGGTTCGTGTTTTACTAAACCATCAATAAAGTTTTCTTCTTGAGACATATAATCCACCAAACTTGATTGGATATATGTCAATCTCATGCGATAATCGTAATCCTCTGTTTCTTCTCTTGCCGAAATTTCTGCAAATATCACTTGCCCCAAGAATTCGCAGGCTTTTCGTAACTCGTAAGAGACATATTTGGGCGACTTATGATGACAAGCAATTAAACCCCAAAGTTTTCGATCTTTAACCAAAGAAATAGTCAGAGAAGCACCCACCCCCATATTGTGCAAGTACTCTATGTGACAGGGAGAGGCACTTCGGAGAATCGACAAAGTTAAATCGACGGGATGTTCGCTAACTGGATTCATAGCAGGAACAATTTTTACGGGTTCCGCTTTGGTATCCGGTATTAATCTGATCGAATTGGAGGCGAATAATTTTCTGGCAGGTTTGGGAATATCTGACTCTGGGTAATGAAGACCCAGGTATGGTTCCATAGTTTCTAGTTTTTCTTCAGCAACTACAGCTCCATGTCCATCTTCGTCAAATTTATACAGCATTACCCGGTCAAACCCGGTGACTTTTCGCACCTCTTGAACGATAATCTCGCAAAAATCACGCAAAGAAGCTGTTTTTTCTAGCTGGTTAATCGATGCTCTAGCTAGATGATAAAAACTTAAAAATGGGATATTTTCTGACGATATGGCAGGTTCTAATTCAAGAATTAAAAATCTGTCTGAATTTCGGTGTAATGAGGCATCGAATACTGCGTAATCATCTCCTTGTTTCCTCATCCAAATCCTTGTCGGATTGATGAAGTCGAGAGATTCGTTTAATACTCCCGCTCTAATTTTCTCCATTTGAAATGGATCGATAATTTCTTCGATTGGTTTTCCTAGAAGGTTTTCGGGACTAATACCAAGGGCAGTATATGTATTGCTGCTAACTTGTAATATTGTTAATTCCGGAGCTTCTAGTACAAAAATTACTCCATGTGGTTGAATTTGACCTGCAAGATGAATCGGTGCTTCTTTTAAGCTTGTCAATTCTGATTTGGTCAAATTAATATTTTGGGTCTGGAAATCCATTACCATGACGACCTCCCCTTTTGTGCGGGGTTATCAACAGTACAATGCTACAGAACGATCGCATTTGTATCTTAGCAAGAGCCTAAAGGTAGTCCAAGTGCGATCGGGACTTGCTTTGGCAAGATTGTGCGATTGACAATCCTTTTCACATCTAATATCTCAAGCGCTATCACTTGGTTTTCGTTGACTTGGGTTCAACGATCGGGGCTTTTATAGTTGCCGCTGATAGCCTAAGCTAAGAAAATATTCCTTATAGAAACTACCCTAGCACGATTTCCTGATGGCGATAAATAAACAATGGTCAAATGTTATTATAAGAAATGTAAATAATTGTACCGTTCTAAAATATTCTTCCAGATAAAAAAGCTTCTGAAAGTCTTACATCTAGGGTTTACGCCTCTGGTTTAGTCTTCTTCGGCAGACTAAACCAGAGGGTAGCGTCGGCAAATATTAATATTTAATTAGGCTAAAATACCTGGGCTTGTAAAAATGTATAAGATCTCAACAAATTTTAACTTTTTATTTATAATTTTTAATTAAAAAATTCAGCCAAACCTTGGCTGCATAAGCGCGTTATACTAAGGCAAACTCTACAATTACTGGGTTTCCGCCAAAAGATTCACAGCTTGAGCTAACATAACCCAACGCGCAGTCAGCCTTGATTGGGTTTCGCAATTCCTCAAAGCAACTTACAATTATAGGGAAGTAAAATTAGCGAAATCGGTTAATATAGATTGCAAGTTTTACCTAAAAATTCCATACTATTTCAATCGGAGATTAGCTGTACTCTCTTATGGCATTAAATCTAACGAGCAACAAACCCCCTGTACGTCGCCATCGTTGGTTATCCCAATTAATAGCAATAATTGCCTTAATTAACTTAGGTTTAGTATTCTTTAACTTGAGTTACATACCTTGGCGAGACTTATACTTACAATATTTACCAAAAGTAACTCAGTTGTACGATCCGTTTAAAGGTATTGAACCTCATCGAGAAACTCAAAAATATCTCGACAAAGTTAATCAATTGGAAGCGGAAATAAGTCAAATAGGATTGGAATCGCCAGAATTAGAAATCTTACTATCTGAATTGCGAAGCCTGAGTAACCAAATGATAGCGGAAAATCCATTTGCGCTGGCAAATAAAAGCGGCAATTTAGAAAAAATTAAAAACCAAATGCGCGATCGCATTGGCATGGAATCCGCCCGCGAAGCTTTTAATCAATTTTGGAGTTTGTCTTATCTCACAGAAGCAAATTGGCGGAAAGAACTGAATTTCTTTAACAGACACATTCGACCGTCGATCGAAAGTAACTACTATCGCCATATTGACACAAACGGTAAATTTGTGGATAATTTCTGGCTGATTGACTTACCTTTTGTTATCCTATTTTGCTTAGATTTTCTGGTTCGTACTTTCTCTCTCAGTCGCGCCAATCCCCAATTAAATTGGTTACAAGCAATGCTGCGACGTTGGTACGACCTTCCTTTACTGCTACCTTTTGGGAGGTGGTTGCGAGTGGTTCCAGTAACGCTTCGCCTCCATCAAGCTGATTTGATCGATCTCGAACCTATCCGCCAACAAATTAACCACGATTTTGTCGCTAATTTTGCAGAAGAAATCACCGAAGTGGTAGGAGTGCGGATGATCGGTCAAGTTCAAGAGTCAATTCAGCGGGGTGATGTGACGCGATGGTTGTTTCATCCAGAAAATCGCCGCCCCTACATTGACATCAATAATACCAATGAAGCGATCGCGATCGCCTCTCGCATCATTCAACTTAGCATCTACGATGTCATACCGCAAGTACAACCCGACATAGAAGCTTTAGTCAGTCATATCATTGCCAGCGCCCTCAATCAATCTCCTGTTTACAAACAACTTCAAAATGTGCCCGGTTTGCATAATTTAGGCAACCAGCTTACCGATAATTTAGCCAAAGATTTATCTGGCACAGCTTATAAAACCCTGACCGCAACAATCGAAGACCCCGTAGTGGCAGAATTAACATCC from Aerosakkonema funiforme FACHB-1375 encodes the following:
- a CDS encoding response regulator, producing the protein MSVETEEKHKTIFLVEDNKADIRLIQEALKKSSVPHQVVAVRDGMDAMAYLRQQGEYAHAPRPDIILLDLNLPKKDGREVLAEIKADPNLKRIPVVVLTTSKNEDDIFHSYDLHVNCYITKSRNLSQLFEIVKGIEEFWLKTVTLPSE
- a CDS encoding sensor histidine kinase, with protein sequence MVMDFQTQNINLTKSELTSLKEAPIHLAGQIQPHGVIFVLEAPELTILQVSSNTYTALGISPENLLGKPIEEIIDPFQMEKIRAGVLNESLDFINPTRIWMRKQGDDYAVFDASLHRNSDRFLILELEPAISSENIPFLSFYHLARASINQLEKTASLRDFCEIIVQEVRKVTGFDRVMLYKFDEDGHGAVVAEEKLETMEPYLGLHYPESDIPKPARKLFASNSIRLIPDTKAEPVKIVPAMNPVSEHPVDLTLSILRSASPCHIEYLHNMGVGASLTISLVKDRKLWGLIACHHKSPKYVSYELRKACEFLGQVIFAEISAREETEDYDYRMRLTYIQSSLVDYMSQEENFIDGLVKHEPNLLDLTGSQGAAVCLGGNWTTIGETPREEDLNLLMQWLKNNIGDEEVFSTDSLPRIYPDAERFKNVASGLLAIPISKRNYVFWFRSEVIQTVNWGGDPNKAYEVSHSNGNLRLCPRKSFELWKQTVRLTSLPWQQVEIKAALELRKAIINIVLRQADELAQLAHDLERSNAELKKFAYVASHDLQEPLNQVANYVQLLEMRYEEELDEDAKEFITFAVEGVSLMQTLIDDVLAYSKVDMQGIEFELTEVEKALDRALSNLRKRITESKATITHDALPTVMADGTQLMQLFQNLIGNAIKFRSDKPPEIHIGTQRLEDGWLFSVRDNGIGIDPQFSDRIFTIFQRLHTRDEYPGTGMGLAICKKIIECHRGRIWVESQLGQGATFYFTIPLGGRDRERRNGRKTQNHLFGRGQ